TTGCAATCTCATGATCCACGAACCAGGACCGGCAAGGCAATACGAGGATCAGACCGTAACGATCATGTGCTACGCGGGAACACGGCCATTCCCAAATAACCCGCCATTCACTCTCGCtcgacgctctttttaatacatATTGAATGCCTTCCCTGGCTCCCAGCACTCGATAGCATAGCCCGGCGACGTGTCGGTGTGGGACAATAGTCGGGCAATAAACGAAAGACGGCATACCCGTTCGCATCTCGAAATTGGACAGCCCAGATCATCTTATTCTCGCCACTGCCTTGCCGATTTGCCAAATTTCAATCTCTGGAGGAGAAGAATCATCACTGACATAAACGCAGCTGACGAAGGTTCTCCTGCTACCTCCCCGCCGCCCTCGGCGCCCACTTCGCCCCCTGTCGAAGAGCCCTCATCTGACTCCTACCAAGCTGGCGGTGCCCCTTCGGCTCCTTCCAGTGATCTTAGGAACATTGTTCGCCGCAAGCTTACTGGCTATGTCGGCTTTGCCAACCTGCCTAACCAATGGCACCGCAAGAGTGTCCGCAAGGGCTTCAACTTCAACGTGATGGTTGTTGGTATGTTATTTTACCGTTTGCTTCCATGACGTGGAATATCCGTTAACAATGTTCAACCCAGGTGAATCTGGACTCGGAAAGTCGACCCTAGTCAACACTCTCTTCAACACTTCTCTCTACCCTCCCAAGGAGCGCAAGGGCCCTAGCTTGGACATCATCCCGAAGACGGTTACCATTCAGTCCATCAGCGCCGACATCGAGGAGGCTGGCGTCCGCCTTCGCTTGACCGTGGTCGACACCCCTGGATTCGGCGACTTCGTCAACAACGATGAGTCCTGGCGCCCGATTGTCGACAACATTGAGCAGCGTTACGACGCCTACCTCGACGCCGAGAACAAGGTCAACCGCATGAACATCGTCGACAACCGTATCCACGCCTGCGTGTTCTTTATCCAGCCCACTGGTCACTCCCTCAAGCCCCTTGACATCGAGGTCATGCGCCGCCTTCACACCAAGGTCAATTTGATTCCCGTCATCGCCAAGGCCGATACCCTGACCGACGAGGAGATTGCCAACTTCAAGTCCAGAGTAAGTAAAGTTTGTACAGTAATTCGTGTCAGCCACTAAATCCTTCCAGATCCTCTCCGACATCAAGCACCACGGTATCCAAATCTTCGAGGGCCCGCGCTACGAGCTTGACGATGAGGAGACCATCGCCGAGAACAACGAGATCATGTCAAAGGTTCCCTTCGCCGTCGTTGGTGCGACTAACGAGATCACCAACGCCGACGGCCGCAAGGTCCGCGGACGTAGCTACCCCTGGGGTGTCATCGAGGTCGACAACGAGGAGCACTGCGACTTCGTCAAGCTCCGCCAGATGCTCATTCGGACGCACATGGAGGAGCTCAAGGAGCACACCAACAACAGCCTGTACGAGAACTACCGTACCGACAAGCTCATTGGCATGGGCGTGTCGCAAGACCCCAGCGTTTTCAAGGAGGTCAACCCCGCTGTCAAGCAGGAGGAGGAGCGCGCCCTGCACGAGCAGAAGCTTGCCAAGATGGAGGCCGAGATGAAGATGGTCTTCCAGCAAAAGGTTGCCGAGAAGGAGAGCAAGCTGAAGCAGAGCGAAGAGGAGCTCTACTCCCGCCACAGAGAGATGAAGGAGCAATTGGAGCGCCAACGCATGGAGctcgaggagaagaagcaacGAGTTGAGAGCGGCCGGCCCATCGAGAAGGAAGGCAAGCGGAAGGGCTTCTCACTCCGTTAAGATGCCTCCTTCTTTGGTCTCTTGACGCCTCACGTTGCTCGCATTCTTCTTTCCACGACCCATGTCTAAGTACCAATGATGCCCATACAATACCAGCACACCGCGCCTCTTTGTCGATTCTCTTCATGTTCTTTCTTATCACCCCCTTTTTctggacctcttttaatcaCACACCCTCATCTAATCACTTAACGGAATCCCAGCATCATCAAAAGTCTTTACGAAGCAGTCACGCAGGGGGCTTGATGCAGATTAAGGAGGGAAAGACGCGAAAGGAACGAGGAGTCATTGCTTCTCTTTGTCAGCTTAGTTACAGTGCTTCGAAATGATGATTCCCTAGACCTTGTCCAAAGTGCCTACTCCTGTGAAGTGTTTCCTCTCAGCAATAGTTCTCAGCTCGATTACTAGTCCTCGATATATAAATCATGGTTCTTTTCGTGTGACTGGTGCCCCGAAAGGGGTATATAGTATGATATGTCAGGGATGGGCGTTGAGGCAATAAGCCCCTTACTCCATCAAAGTCTGAAATCAGTGCACAATGTAGTTGTATAATAATATGCTTGATTTCTCTTCAATTGATGATGTACATAGACGACTACGTCTACACCTTTTTACATGCAGTCCTACAAGTTTTGGGGATCCATGTCCTGTTGTACACTGCCGTCTGATCTTTCCAACGGCCATCTCCTCTACTGCACCACGACTACTACCACGCGCAACGCCCAAATCTTTACATACAACGCTCAGCCCCTCCTCAGGTACCAGTTGAACGCCAATTGGTTCGTCTCGTAGGTGAAGGGTGTGGGCACCTCGGCCAGACCGCGCCGTGCGACAGGGTGACGGAGGTAAACGGCGGCGCAAATGTTCTGGTTCACCTCGAGGTAGCGCGGGATGAAGGCAAAGGGCGACATGTAGCGGCGCGGCTGCCAGGGGGTCCAGTAGGGCTTAGACTCGTCAATGGGGTTCTCGGCATGCTTGCGCAGAAGCTCGGCAAAGGCTTTCTGCTCGGCCTTGCTGAGGCCGCTGAGCGCGTTGCGGACGTCCTTTGAGGAGATAAGGTCCGTGACCGCCTCGGTCTCTGCCTTTTCTTTGGCGCTCGTCGGCTTGGAGTGGTCGGCCGCTTGTTCCTGACCCTCTGCTTCCGGGGAGGCGACAGCCTCGACCTTGTTGCCCTCGAGCTTGAAGTCCTTGAGCAGGGCGGTGAGGTTGTTCATCACGCCCTCGTGGTCGAGTGTGGCGACGGCGTCGTCTGTCACGCGGCCCGAGGTGGAGAGGACGCGCTTAGCTTCGGCCATGAAGGTGCGAAGCTGGCGCTTCTTGCTGGGTTTGAGGCCGTCTTTGTCGCTGAGGAAGGTCTTGACTGAGCGGACGAGCGACTTGAGCTGCTTTTGGAGCTGCTTGGACTTTTCTTCCTCAGAGAGCTGGCTTCCCTCCTCCCCATCGGCCGCTGCTTCTGCTGCTTCGGTGGCGGCCTCGCCGCTTTCTGCGGCGGCGTCAACTTCTTCGACGGCGGCATCGACTTCGGCAGCCTCGAGCGCTGCGTCGCCAGATTCCTGTTCTGACGCGCCCTCTTTAGCCGCGGATTTGTTGGGTTTGCCGGCGTCGTTCAGGGATTGATAGTCTTTGCCAGCGAGCCAGAGTGCGTGATTGGGGGTCTTGGCCCGACCGGTGGCGAAGAGAACATTGTCGACATCGACCTGGAACATGTCGCCGGGGTTGAGCTTGTAGGCACCGTAGCGCATCTAGAAACGGATGGATTAGGTGTCTGCCGTATACAGATGGTTGGATCTTGTGTATATGGGCTGGGAAGACATGGGATCACTCACGACTTTGCCGTTGACCTTGACGGCGCCGTGTGTGCAGAACTGTTTTGCCTGGAGCGTACTGCTGGCGAACATTGCGCGGAAGATGGCAACGTCCAGCCTCCGCTCGAGGGGGGCGAAAGCCATTTGCATGTAGGGCGTCATTTCCCGGACGGGACGGGCAAGCATCTCGGTCTGAGGATCAGCTTTGACTCTTGCAAATCTGTTGTCAGCTTCTCTCCGTTGCCTGGCTTCTTCGAGCTTAGAGAAATGGTATGCGGTTGGCGTGAGGTCCTCTGATCCCGGCTCGGCGTGCAGACCGGAACCGCGGCCGGCCGAGTGCTCTGATCCGTCGTGCTTGGCGAGGTACTCAGGCGGCATATCGACGGCGGAGAAGAGGCGGCGGGAGAAGTTGCGTGACCATTCCGCCTCCTTGACGTGCGCGCCGTGGTAGCCACGGGTCATTGACTTGGCTGTCCATTTCTGCTGGAAGAAGGTTCTCGAGGTTCGGTTTCGTTTCAACTTGAATGTGGCGAGGTTGAAAAGATTGTACTTATTCCATGACTGACGAATCTTCTATTCGAGGAGAAAAGGTGGTGATGGTTAGCTTCAGTCCATCCATCGTTGGTATCAACGTCATGCGATGAAAGTTGCCCAGGGCGATTTCAGGGGAAGAGCAGAATGCGATTGACGCCGAGGCTCAATGGAAAAGAATGGAGGGATAGCTTACTGGCTTCGCCAGGTTATACCACCTTGGCTTTCTACCTCTCATCTTGGGCTAATTGGGGCTGGCTGGTCGCGAACTTGGAGCTGGAGGGATAGCGACAGCTTCAGGAGCACGATACGACGACGCAGAGACGGAAATTTTGGTGATGGAACGGCATGTCCCGGTTGTCGGTACGTACTCCTTCTGACCTTCTATGAGAGCTGTCACGTCGTCACGTGCGAAGATAAGTAGCGATGGAATTTGACAGGAAATATTGCTTACCTAAGTTAGTAGTTTTTCGAGGCTTTATGAGGACTGGGGTTATCACAGTACGTACCCAGCCTCCCGTACCTATGCCGCATTCGCAGCCACCCGTGTGGTTGATTTTTTCATTCTCCCCACCTCGCCAAGTGGAGTCGAGCTGCGGGCGGTGAGCCTCAATTGCGCGCAAGCCGCCGCGGCAGAAACTGGAGCTCTCGCTCGTGCATGCGAATTCTGGTCGCAAAATCCTCACCACTGGAGAAACGggggacttttttttttttctgccaTTCCCGCTTGACCAAGAACTATCGCCTTTCTCCGTTTCCTGTCTAGATTCTGAGAGGCAAGACACACTTCACGAAGAAATCTCAGCCCATAATACAGTTGTCGAATTGCATTGACTGATTTTTACAATGTAAGCTTTCTCCGGATTACTCACTTTCCCCTCTGACTCTTTGTGGTTGCCTACCCCGCCACATAATAAATACTGCCGACCTTGACTTCTTCCCGAGGCCGGCGTTGTGTTACTCACCTTTGTCGCGCAACAATCAACGTCTAATCGCGATCAAAACCTATCATTGACCACATTCTTACTTTACAGACCACCCAATACTTCCCAATTCACAACCCGACTCGCCCTACGATGAGCGCCGCCGAGGAGACCAAGCCCATCGAGGCTGTTGCCGCCGAGGCGCCCGTCACGGTCGAGGAGCCTGCACAGGTTGAGGAGACTGCTACGGCCGAGGAGAAGCCCGAGGTCAAGCCCGCCGAGTCCGAGGCAAAGGAGGCCGACATCATCAAAACGACCGCCCAGATCGACCAGAAGACCCACGCCAACAATGTCAAGTTTGACCCCTCTCTCCTCAAGGAGACAGACGATCCTGTTGAGATCCGCAAGCAGGTAAGACGCCCCAATCTGAGGCGCTCCAACTGACCGCTTGACTAACGTGATTGACTAAAGGTCGAGTTCTACCTGTCGGACAGCAACCTTCCCCACGACAAGTTCTTGTGGGAGCTTGTTGGAGGATTCGACAACAAGCCTATCCCCCTTAAGACCATCACCAACTTCAAGCGTATGCGCCGCTTCCAGCCCTACTCTGCTGTCGTCGCTGCGTTGAAGGAGAGCACGCAGGTCAACATCGCTGGCGAGGAGGGCGAGGAGACTATCCAGCGCAAGCAGGCTTACACCTCTGGTAACGACAAGTTCAACGCCCGCTGCGTCTACGTCAAGGGATTCGGAGATGAGGAGCCCACTACCCAATTCGACCTCGAGTCCTTCTTCCAGCAGTATGGACCCATCAACTCCGTTCGTCTCCGCCGCACCAACGAGAAGCTCTTCAAGGGCTCCGTCTTTGTCGAGTTCCCCGACGAGGAGGCGGCTCAGAAGTTCCTCGCTCTGGACCCCAAGCCTAAGTGGAAGGAACACGACCTGAAGATGATGCCCAAGATTGACTACGTGAAGGAGAAGTCCGCTCTCATCCTCGCCGGCAAGCTCGAGCCCAACACCTCCCGCCGATTCTTCGAGGGCAAGGAGGGTGATAGCCGCGGTGGCCGCGGTGGTCGCGGCAGAGGTGGCCGTGGCGGTAACTTCGGAAACGACGACTGGAAGCAGCGCCGCGACCACGACCAGAAGAACGGCTTCCGGGGTGGCAGGGGCGGACGCGGTGGACGCGGCCGTGGCCGTGGTGGTGACCGCCGTGGTGGCCGTGGTGGACGTGACAACCGAGAGAACCGTAGGGATCCCAACGAGGTCACCAACGACCGCAACGCGTATGTATCACCGCATCTGCACAAAAGAAACAGCAGTACTGACCAGTCTCACAGTGGCAAGCCTACCATCCAGGCTACGAACGGCAACGGTGAGGCCGTCGCGGAAGACAAGAACAGCAACGGCAAGCGCGGACGCGAGGAGGACGGCGCCGCCCAGCCTGAAGCCAAGAAGGTCGACACCAAGACCGACGTCGTCGCATAGGGTAATGAGATGGAAGCCCCCTCATTACACCTCGGATTCCTCTGAAACAAGATACCACTTCCAAAAGCAACTTTTATCGGACTCGATTTTTTGGCTCTCCTGCCCGTTGATAAACGAGGCACACGGTCTATGGCGTTCATGGGACTTGACTTTAGGTATTACTGGTTTAGAGGTCTGGTTGTTACGAATAGCATGAGCATGTGACCTTACTCGGCAGTGTCTCTGTCTGCAACAATGCAACTGCAAGAATGGACCTACTCACCAGCAGATGTGCAGTTCTCTGTTGAGACACAATCTAGTTCAATCAAAATATTTCTGACCACTTTGAACAACTATTGCCTTTATCGGACCGATCTAATCAGTGAGCGCCATGCTGGGGCGATCACCTGCTCGTGCTGCGGTATAGCTTGGCCAAGACGGTAAGGTAGCTACTGCAATGCCAGCAATGCACTCTCACATCGTCTAGTTACAGCCGGAGGACTAGTTGTTTTTGAAGGGATCAACATTCTACCCTGTGCAGCTACTCAGGGTTTCCGTATCTATGCATAGGTTACGGACAATGGCCGAGACCGCAAAAATCTGAGGCGCCCGAGTATCTTCGCCGTCACAGTCCTGACGCCGAAAAGGTCGCACGCTGTGACAGCCGAAGCCGACAAGCAGGACGCGTGTGGAGATGGTTAGCTCCATCGTAAACCCATACCAGCCAACAAGAGCGGTCATCCGAACGTCAGCGACCCTGGATCGCTGCCGATTCGGCACCGCGTGCCGTGCTGGGGCCTCTCCAAGCTCCGAACCTCACCAAAGAGACGTCCAGACGAACGGATTACGGAGGCGGAGGCAAAATCCGGACTCACATCTTGTCAGCTCCTAGTCAGTTTTCTTTACGTTGCGCCCACTTAGACCACGGCGTTTGTGGTTCTCTATATCCGCTTTGAGTAACTTGACTAACAGATGCACCCAGTTTTACCTGGTTTCAATGCCAAAAATTTCTACACGCCCACCGGAAGCAAAGACAGCTGGGTCCAGGTACCCGAAAAACAAGAGAGAATGGAAGCGGCTGAGTCCATTCAGCCTTCAGACCTCGGGGATATCTGTGCCTAGCGCCGCTTCAGACGGCGTCATGGGGCACAAGGAGACGGCCCTCGCCCCCAACGCATCTCTCAGCCGTTGAGTTGAGCTGTGTGCCTGCGGTCTCTTGGGCTGCTAGCAGTCACACATATCTTATGCTGACCTGCCGACGGACGTCATTGGATAAAACGAAGCTAATAAGCATGCCCGGCAGAACGACCACCTTCCCGAAGCCGCAAGTGCGGGCACGCGCCGATGGAGAAGCGATGTGCGGCGGGCCGCCTTCTGGGGAACACGTCAGGGCGTCCCCGGTGTTAAGAGATTTTAATGCCAATGATTCATCCCTTTGCCCTCCTTTCTGATGCTGGCAGCTGTTctgctttttatttaattggGGCGTGTTTCCGGTCGTCTGGAACTGGTTTGCTTCGAGTTGAGCCTCTTTGTTATTTACTTCTACACTACCTCACCTACTAATAACCACTACTGCTACTACTGCTCACTTACCTTTCTCTCATAACAGTATTCAATCCACGCCAAGGTGACTGGCCTGGCATGCTCACAGAAGCCAGTGTAGCTATAGCATTCACATAACTTATCAAGGAGATGGCGGACTCAAGCAACTCGCCACACTCAATCCAACAAGGCTCATACGATGAGGAGGATCGATCCACAACCCCCCAGCGCACGACGCTGAGACAGCAGGTCGAGAGGCACATCACCGCAGCGTCTGAGAAGCAAGTCGAGGAAAAGCAGACAGACTCTTCACGGCACTCGTCATCATCAGACGACAGCGACAGCAACTCAGAACACAGCGCAAGCGTCCTCAACGGCGTACGGAGCTCGAGGTCAAGATCCCTGTCGAGGACGGTGTCTGAAGTAAGAGATGGTATCGAGAACAGACGAGACTTGGAACGCGGCGAAGAACTCGATCTCGAGAAGACCCCGACGACGAGAACCGCTCGAGACCCGAACCTTGTGACATGGGATGGTCCGAACGACCCTGGAAACCCAAAGCAATGGTCCATGAAGAGGAAATGGGCCGCAGTCTTTTGCAGTAAGCTAGGTTCCTAGTCGCCAACCTAACGACTACTAACAAGTGTACAGTATCATGCTTCACACTGCTCTCGCCAGTCTCCTCATCCATGGTTGCACCCGCTCTGGAGGCCATCGGATCCGACCTCAACATCACGAGTTCCTTCGAGAAGGCCCTCGCCCTGTCCATCTTCGTTCTCGCCTACGCCGTAGGACCGCTAGCATGGGGTCCTTTGTCAGAGCTCTACGGCCGTGTCATTGTCCTCCAGCTCACGAACCTCTTCTACATGTTTTTCAACCTCGGATGCGGTCTCGCCCAGACAAAGAGCCAGATGATCGCCTTCCGCTTCCTTGCAGGCCTCGGCGGCTCAGCACCCCTAGCTATCGGTGGCGGCGTCCTAGGCGACTTATTCGAAGCTGAACAACGTGGCAAGGCAATCAGCATCTACTCTCTCATGCCGCTCCTGGGCCCGGCCATCGGCCCCATCGCCGGCGGCTTCATCACCCAGAATACGACGTGGCGCTGGATCTTCTACAGCACCACCATCCTCACGGCTGTCATCCAGTCCATCGGCTTCTTCGTCCTGCAGGAGACTTTCGCGCCGGTGCTCCTCACGCGGAGGAAGAAGCGCCTCATCAAGGAGACGGGCAACACGGCGCTGCACACCGACTTTGACCACCCGGACCGCACCATCACGCGAACCCTCGGCATCGCCTTCACCCGGCCCTTCCGCCTTCTCGGCACGCAGCCTCTGGTTCAGTGTCTCGCCCTTTACATGATGTACCTCTACGGGCTCATGTACCTCGTGCTCTCGACCTTCCCCACCCTCTGGACGGGCGAGTACGGCGAATCCGTCGGCATCAGCGGCCTCAACTATATCTCCCTCGGTCTCGGCTTCTTCATCGGCGCGCAGACGTGTGCCCCGCTCCAGGACCGCATTTACGCCGCCCTCAAGCGCCGCTACGTTCCCGACGGCGGACCGGGACGCCCCGAGTTCCGCGTGCCGATGATGATTCCCGGCGCTGTACTCGTGCCGATGGGTCTCATCATCTACGGCTGGACGTCGCAGTACCACACGCACTGGATCTGGCCCAATATTGGCGCGACGCTGTTCAGCGCCGGCGTGATTATCGGGTTCCAGTGTATTCAGGGCTTCTTGGTAGATACGTACACGCGGTATGCTGCTAGTGCCGTCGCGGCGGCGACGGTATTGAGAAGTTTGGCTGGGTTCGGGTTCCCCTTGTTTGCGCCGAGTTTGTACAACAAGTTGGATTATGGCTGGGGAAACACGCTGCTTGCGCTGTTGGGTGTTGTTATCGGGTGGCCTGGCCCGCTGTTGCTTTGGAAGTTTGGACCGAGGTTGAGGAAGAAGAGTCAGTACGCTGCTGGCTGAGTGATACCCATTGGAGTTGAGATGTATGTAAAGCCATGTCATAGACTGATACCTGTAGCCTTTTCTATTATTGATGTACTTAATCGCTTTATCCTATTGTTCATCTCGTAAGAATAATTTTATGTGATCAGTACAGGACCTCGTAACCAAGCGCCTGGACGGCAAACAAATACAAGCGCTATCAATAGTAAACTTCAAGTAAGGCTGACTTTGATGTCTATGTCCAATATTGTTTGAGCCTGCAAATCATTGCCCACAATTGAAAAGTCCATTTGCTGCCTCTCTACTTGCTCCAAGGCAAGACTGGCTAAAATGGTGACACAACAGTTGCCGCTCAATACCTTCGCTCTGTTTTTATTGTTCCTATTCACAGCCACTACCACTATCACAACCATAGCTTTCTATTCCTCATAATACACTTTAGAAAGCGTACGGTAATCACTGGTATCCTTTTGTGTTGACCACTTTGGTGGTCTTCGGCCGAGAGCTAGGACTGGGCATCTTTCTTGACGATTATGACATTGGGAAGGATCCCATGTCTGCAAGTTGGAGCATTGCAGAGGACATGGACTAGAGAGAGGCAAAGCACCAAAATATGAGAGAGACATACATAGAAACGGCCGACTTGGTGGAACCGGAGGCCGAGCCTCTTAGATGATTCAAGGTTGAAGACCGTTTGAGTTTCTCGTGTATGTATGGACCTAAGATGGATCGCGATAATCCGGCGATCCGGCGATCCGGCGATGGAAGCCGGTCATCAATTTGCGACGGGGACCCTCCGTGCCGGGCCGGGCAACGGAAGCAAGGCATAGGCTGCGCCGCTGACTCAACAAGCCGAAGATGCGAGCTCATCGACTGCACTGATCCGATTTCTGATTAGCCGAATCCATACCGGTCATTGAAATGGCGAAGAGGCTTTGAGGGCCGATAACGCAAAAAGGTATACAGTCACATCTTGGGATGAGATGCTGTTGGACTTTGGCTCTTCACTTCCAAGGTCAAGTGGGATGTGTCGGTCTTCCACTGCGGCAATTTCAGGGCAAGTTTGCCTTATAAACTATGATGACGTAGGAGTTAGTTAGCAACCCGAAGGATCGTACGACGAGTGGGTTTGAACAATGTCAAGTTTTCTGCAAGCGAAGCTTCAGACACTCGCCTTTGACCACCCCATGAAGTTGAGTATCTGGGAATCGAAATACCACAGCCAAGGGCCGATCCGGTCTAACCGAGAAGAGTTGTCGGGAGGTGGGCGGGCGCAgtcgaaaagaaaaaagctcTACCAAGAAGCAACAAGAGCATAGCCCATGCCATTGCAAGACTGACTCGTAAACGACCCCTTTTGCGCCCCTTTTAAGGCCCCCTTCCATGCAACTTTAGTGTACCTTCAGGGCCTATTGACAGGTTCTCGGAATGTGGGCGGCGTTCCGCGCCGTATTAGGAAAACTTCGTGCGGTTATTCCAGCAAATGCTTCACTTACACGATTAGGCTCAGGCCTGACCCAACAAACAAGCATTCAGACCCGCTTAGCAACCTGTTTTATAGACTTCTCATAGGCGCCCTGATCCGCGCGGTTGCCAAGAAGTACTTAGCTCATGGATTTGACAGACGATCGTTCCAGGTGTA
This is a stretch of genomic DNA from Colletotrichum lupini chromosome 10, complete sequence. It encodes these proteins:
- a CDS encoding septin; translation: MADEGSPATSPPPSAPTSPPVEEPSSDSYQAGGAPSAPSSDLRNIVRRKLTGYVGFANLPNQWHRKSVRKGFNFNVMVVGESGLGKSTLVNTLFNTSLYPPKERKGPSLDIIPKTVTIQSISADIEEAGVRLRLTVVDTPGFGDFVNNDESWRPIVDNIEQRYDAYLDAENKVNRMNIVDNRIHACVFFIQPTGHSLKPLDIEVMRRLHTKVNLIPVIAKADTLTDEEIANFKSRILSDIKHHGIQIFEGPRYELDDEETIAENNEIMSKVPFAVVGATNEITNADGRKVRGRSYPWGVIEVDNEEHCDFVKLRQMLIRTHMEELKEHTNNSLYENYRTDKLIGMGVSQDPSVFKEVNPAVKQEEERALHEQKLAKMEAEMKMVFQQKVAEKESKLKQSEEELYSRHREMKEQLERQRMELEEKKQRVESGRPIEKEGKRKGFSLR
- a CDS encoding S4 domain-containing protein; amino-acid sequence: MRGRKPRWYNLAKPKIRQSWNKYNLFNLATFKLKRNRTSRTFFQQKWTAKSMTRGYHGAHVKEAEWSRNFSRRLFSAVDMPPEYLAKHDGSEHSAGRGSGLHAEPGSEDLTPTAYHFSKLEEARQRREADNRFARVKADPQTEMLARPVREMTPYMQMAFAPLERRLDVAIFRAMFASSTLQAKQFCTHGAVKVNGKVMRYGAYKLNPGDMFQVDVDNVLFATGRAKTPNHALWLAGKDYQSLNDAGKPNKSAAKEGASEQESGDAALEAAEVDAAVEEVDAAAESGEAATEAAEAAADGEEGSQLSEEEKSKQLQKQLKSLVRSVKTFLSDKDGLKPSKKRQLRTFMAEAKRVLSTSGRVTDDAVATLDHEGVMNNLTALLKDFKLEGNKVEAVASPEAEGQEQAADHSKPTSAKEKAETEAVTDLISSKDVRNALSGLSKAEQKAFAELLRKHAENPIDESKPYWTPWQPRRYMSPFAFIPRYLEVNQNICAAVYLRHPVARRGLAEVPTPFTYETNQLAFNWYLRRG
- a CDS encoding La domain-containing protein, coding for MSAAEETKPIEAVAAEAPVTVEEPAQVEETATAEEKPEVKPAESEAKEADIIKTTAQIDQKTHANNVKFDPSLLKETDDPVEIRKQVEFYLSDSNLPHDKFLWELVGGFDNKPIPLKTITNFKRMRRFQPYSAVVAALKESTQVNIAGEEGEETIQRKQAYTSGNDKFNARCVYVKGFGDEEPTTQFDLESFFQQYGPINSVRLRRTNEKLFKGSVFVEFPDEEAAQKFLALDPKPKWKEHDLKMMPKIDYVKEKSALILAGKLEPNTSRRFFEGKEGDSRGGRGGRGRGGRGGNFGNDDWKQRRDHDQKNGFRGGRGGRGGRGRGRGGDRRGGRGGRDNRENRRDPNEVTNDRNAGKPTIQATNGNGEAVAEDKNSNGKRGREEDGAAQPEAKKVDTKTDVVA
- a CDS encoding major facilitator superfamily transporter; translation: MADSSNSPHSIQQGSYDEEDRSTTPQRTTLRQQVERHITAASEKQVEEKQTDSSRHSSSSDDSDSNSEHSASVLNGVRSSRSRSLSRTVSEVRDGIENRRDLERGEELDLEKTPTTRTARDPNLVTWDGPNDPGNPKQWSMKRKWAAVFCISCFTLLSPVSSSMVAPALEAIGSDLNITSSFEKALALSIFVLAYAVGPLAWGPLSELYGRVIVLQLTNLFYMFFNLGCGLAQTKSQMIAFRFLAGLGGSAPLAIGGGVLGDLFEAEQRGKAISIYSLMPLLGPAIGPIAGGFITQNTTWRWIFYSTTILTAVIQSIGFFVLQETFAPVLLTRRKKRLIKETGNTALHTDFDHPDRTITRTLGIAFTRPFRLLGTQPLVQCLALYMMYLYGLMYLVLSTFPTLWTGEYGESVGISGLNYISLGLGFFIGAQTCAPLQDRIYAALKRRYVPDGGPGRPEFRVPMMIPGAVLVPMGLIIYGWTSQYHTHWIWPNIGATLFSAGVIIGFQCIQGFLVDTYTRYAASAVAAATVLRSLAGFGFPLFAPSLYNKLDYGWGNTLLALLGVVIGWPGPLLLWKFGPRLRKKSQYAAG